A single region of the Gemella sp. zg-570 genome encodes:
- a CDS encoding DNA-directed RNA polymerase subunit beta: protein MAELHKKTQEINKFFIKVLKVIKFLIICFAILYIGVIIGYSVIGNGRIIDAIDLTAVKHIIDIIKN, encoded by the coding sequence ATGGCTGAACTACATAAGAAAACACAAGAAATAAATAAATTTTTTATTAAGGTATTAAAAGTTATAAAATTTTTAATAATTTGCTTTGCAATACTTTATATAGGTGTTATAATAGGATATAGTGTGATAGGAAACGGACGCATAATCGATGCAATAGATTTAACAGCCGTAAAACACATAATAGATATAATAAAAAATTAA
- the murA gene encoding UDP-N-acetylglucosamine 1-carboxyvinyltransferase — MNKIVVKGGRPLMGEVQIEGAKNAVLPIVTSALLATEGTSKFYNVPNLSDLKIISNLLASIGVKVIYDPQAKILEIDARNNLKQEASFEFVSKMRASFLVAAPILAREKFAKVAMPGGCAIGSRPIEQHLKGFECLGAEIIQDAGYVELKAENGLNGTTIFFDFPSVGATQNVIMASCLAKGTTILENAAQEPEIGDMIAFLKKMGAKISGENTPRLVIEGVEKLHGAEHTIMPDRVEAATYMIATAATKGNVLVRGARYEDNVALVAKMREMGIEIEVLENAMRVRNTKEYLKPIDVKTLPHPGFLTDMQSIIMVLSLLAKGVSTITETIFENRFMHVEELRRMNAKIRIEGRSALIEGLTKLEGTNVKATDLRAGAALIIAGLISHGQTTISHIEHIDRGYVDIENKLRKLGADIVRIEE; from the coding sequence TTGAATAAAATAGTAGTTAAAGGTGGGAGACCTTTAATGGGAGAGGTACAAATAGAAGGAGCAAAAAATGCAGTTTTGCCTATCGTAACTTCAGCTTTGCTAGCTACCGAAGGAACAAGTAAATTTTATAATGTACCAAATCTTTCAGATTTAAAAATAATAAGTAATCTCTTAGCTTCTATTGGAGTTAAGGTTATTTACGACCCACAAGCAAAAATTTTAGAAATAGACGCAAGAAATAATTTGAAACAAGAAGCATCTTTTGAATTTGTCAGTAAAATGCGAGCTTCATTTTTAGTGGCAGCCCCCATATTAGCAAGAGAAAAATTTGCTAAAGTTGCTATGCCTGGTGGTTGTGCAATAGGGAGTAGACCCATAGAACAACACTTAAAAGGTTTTGAATGCCTTGGTGCTGAAATTATCCAAGATGCTGGTTATGTAGAATTAAAAGCAGAAAATGGACTTAATGGAACAACAATTTTCTTTGACTTTCCCAGTGTCGGAGCAACGCAAAATGTTATCATGGCATCTTGCCTAGCAAAAGGAACAACAATTTTAGAAAACGCCGCACAAGAACCAGAAATTGGGGATATGATAGCCTTTCTAAAAAAAATGGGAGCAAAAATTAGTGGAGAAAATACACCACGCTTAGTAATAGAAGGTGTTGAAAAATTACATGGTGCAGAACATACAATAATGCCTGACAGGGTAGAAGCCGCTACCTACATGATAGCTACCGCCGCAACAAAAGGTAATGTCTTAGTCAGGGGAGCAAGATATGAAGATAATGTAGCCCTAGTAGCAAAAATGCGAGAAATGGGTATTGAAATAGAAGTTTTAGAAAATGCAATGCGTGTTCGTAATACTAAAGAATATCTAAAACCCATAGATGTAAAAACTCTACCTCATCCAGGATTTTTAACAGATATGCAATCTATTATCATGGTATTAAGCTTACTAGCCAAAGGAGTTTCTACAATCACAGAAACAATTTTTGAAAATAGATTTATGCACGTCGAAGAACTAAGAAGAATGAATGCAAAAATTCGTATAGAAGGACGCAGTGCCTTAATCGAAGGTTTAACAAAACTAGAGGGTACAAATGTTAAGGCTACCGACTTAAGAGCAGGTGCAGCACTTATAATTGCTGGTCTTATATCTCACGGTCAAACTACAATATCTCATATAGAGCATATAGATAGGGGCTATGTAGATATAGAAAATAAATTAAGGAAATTAGGAGCAGATATTGTTCGCATAGAAGAATAG
- the gshAB gene encoding bifunctional glutamate--cysteine ligase GshA/glutathione synthetase GshB — protein sequence MNFKEIIKEQDLFALFNEATIGIEKEGQRVLKNAEIAKTPHPKNIGNRQNHPYIQTDFAESQVELITSPEENSREVYRYLSAIHEVLLRKLPQDEFIWPLSIPAILPKEEDIQVAQFDKKEDVEYREYLVSVYGKYIQMISGIHYNFGFSQDFINRLVEITKLEENILRNKLYMKLARQFIRYQWLLVYFYGASPLAPDEFFTKLKNPKKIVRSLRTSKYGYVNDESIKVSFASIEEYAKTLTGFVAEGKLIAEKEFYSSVRFRGASKVFDLQKKGIQYLEFRLFDINPFAPYGIKEEDIRFIQLFAMLLLWLDEEDEKTSVEIGKNYSEQIALDNPLKSPIFLKEAEYLLNNLLEIIENANFSLEDKKLVENKIKEIYNAKLTVGGKLWLEYEKVGSMADLGSKLAIEYKNQALEKYYSLTAFSNMELSTQALMSDAIAQGISIKILDEQDQFLKLSYGKHTEYVKNGNMTKYDTYISPLIMENKVVTKKILAENNFRVPKSYQYNSIDKAKSEFEKIRGKAIVIKPKSTNFGLGITIFKNGINNLDDYEKALSIALKEDKEIMVEEFIEGTEYRFFVLGDKTLAVLLRVPANVIGNGKSTIAELVAKKNENSLRGDGLSSPLKKIQLGDIELLQLKEQGLNATSILAEGKIAYLRANSNISTGGDSIDMTDRVDESYKKLAVEITQAMGAKICGVDLIIEDIEAVATNKNYGVIEANFNPMMMMHIFPAEGKSHRLTEEVLKILFPEKY from the coding sequence TTGAATTTTAAAGAAATAATAAAAGAACAGGATTTATTCGCTTTATTTAACGAAGCAACAATCGGAATTGAAAAAGAGGGGCAAAGAGTTCTCAAAAATGCAGAAATAGCAAAAACTCCTCACCCTAAAAATATAGGAAATAGACAAAATCACCCTTACATTCAAACAGATTTTGCAGAATCGCAGGTTGAATTAATAACATCTCCAGAAGAAAATAGCAGGGAAGTATATAGATATCTTAGTGCCATCCACGAAGTTTTATTGAGAAAATTGCCACAAGATGAATTTATATGGCCGCTTAGTATTCCGGCAATTCTTCCTAAAGAAGAAGATATACAGGTTGCTCAATTTGATAAAAAAGAAGATGTTGAATACCGTGAATATTTGGTTAGTGTTTATGGCAAATATATTCAAATGATTTCTGGTATTCATTATAATTTTGGTTTCTCCCAAGATTTTATAAATAGATTGGTAGAGATAACAAAATTAGAAGAAAATATTTTACGCAATAAGCTGTATATGAAATTAGCTAGACAATTTATTCGTTATCAGTGGCTACTAGTTTATTTTTACGGGGCTAGTCCCCTAGCACCAGATGAATTTTTTACAAAACTGAAAAATCCTAAAAAAATAGTTCGAAGTCTTAGAACGAGTAAATATGGTTATGTCAATGATGAAAGTATCAAAGTTTCTTTTGCTTCCATAGAAGAGTATGCAAAAACTTTAACTGGGTTTGTAGCTGAGGGTAAACTTATTGCAGAAAAAGAATTTTATTCGAGCGTTCGTTTTAGAGGAGCGAGTAAAGTTTTTGACTTGCAAAAAAAAGGAATCCAGTATTTAGAATTTAGGTTGTTTGATATTAATCCATTTGCTCCTTATGGTATTAAGGAAGAAGATATTCGTTTTATTCAATTATTTGCCATGCTCTTATTATGGTTAGATGAAGAAGATGAAAAAACTTCTGTCGAGATAGGAAAAAATTATAGTGAACAAATTGCCCTAGATAATCCACTTAAATCTCCTATATTTTTAAAAGAAGCTGAATATTTATTAAATAACTTGTTAGAAATAATAGAAAATGCAAACTTTAGTTTAGAAGATAAGAAATTAGTTGAAAATAAAATAAAAGAAATCTACAATGCTAAACTAACTGTTGGTGGTAAACTATGGCTTGAATATGAAAAAGTTGGGAGCATGGCAGACCTAGGAAGTAAGTTAGCCATAGAATATAAAAATCAAGCACTAGAAAAATATTATTCACTAACTGCCTTTTCTAATATGGAACTATCAACACAAGCCTTGATGAGTGATGCCATTGCACAAGGTATTAGCATAAAAATTCTCGATGAACAAGACCAATTTTTAAAACTTTCATACGGCAAGCACACTGAATATGTAAAAAATGGCAATATGACAAAATACGACACCTACATTTCTCCCTTAATTATGGAAAATAAGGTCGTTACAAAAAAAATATTGGCAGAAAATAATTTCAGAGTGCCAAAAAGTTATCAGTACAATAGTATCGACAAGGCAAAAAGCGAATTTGAAAAAATTAGGGGCAAGGCCATAGTCATAAAACCAAAAAGTACAAACTTTGGTCTGGGTATTACAATTTTTAAAAATGGAATTAATAATTTAGACGACTACGAAAAGGCTCTGTCAATCGCCTTGAAAGAAGACAAGGAAATAATGGTAGAAGAATTTATCGAGGGAACAGAATATAGATTTTTTGTTCTTGGCGATAAAACTCTAGCAGTCTTGCTAAGAGTACCTGCCAATGTTATTGGCAACGGCAAGTCGACAATAGCTGAATTAGTTGCTAAAAAAAATGAAAATTCTCTGCGTGGTGATGGGCTATCCTCTCCCCTGAAAAAAATTCAGTTGGGAGATATAGAATTATTACAGCTAAAAGAGCAAGGTTTAAATGCTACTAGTATCTTGGCTGAGGGGAAAATTGCCTATCTCCGTGCCAACTCTAATATTTCTACTGGTGGCGACTCTATCGATATGACAGACCGAGTAGATGAAAGTTATAAAAAATTAGCGGTGGAAATAACGCAAGCTATGGGGGCAAAAATTTGCGGTGTCGACCTAATTATAGAAGATATAGAAGCTGTTGCCACAAATAAAAATTACGGTGTTATTGAAGCCAACTTCAACCCCATGATGATGATGCATATTTTCCCAGCAGAGGGTAAAAGTCATAGGCTAACAGAAGAGGTTTTGAAAATCTTATTTCCTGAAAAATATTAA
- a CDS encoding class I SAM-dependent DNA methyltransferase, with protein MNFRTEDQVRDEAKIILRFNEKEKDIKQGTGQITTFNQLGFKGINDKPDGWYLPKNINEVAIILETKSEDKDIDKKVFIDELLKNIDIISGKYKKTIGILYNGKEVSVFKNREKIDCAVTLQEKQYYINLFKDNFIDKNKIYSLTQKINDLLHFKFGIKNLYHRMIFTAAALVVERFGGNLEAIKNNGYEPFRNKIYDTLAKSLREHRQQNLKIDILLDVYSEIKMNIVENQDDINSFIDAIIEISSSVNSDNWNGEDVMGIFFNEFNRYKKKSESGQVFTPEHITSFMYDLIEVSYNDRVLDATCGSGAFLVKSMANMLQEVGGLNTKEAEDIKQNKLFGIEFDREIFALACANMLIHKDGKTNLEQLDTREEQACKWIKSKKITKVLMNPPFERKYGCKKIVENVLTNVPSGIKCAFILPDKKLEKDKMQALLKKHTLDMIIKLPEKLFDGGVTTSIFVFETGKPQGNKKIFACYIEDDGLERVKNQGRHDIKNKWNDIESYWLDVVRTKVDTKYNTHQWLDASENLSYQKPQKEFEIFEEDFKKTIIDYIMFEEKIDVKEFNEKLLKEVLYKSELVENKLILNLGEKDE; from the coding sequence ATGAATTTTAGAACAGAAGACCAAGTTAGAGATGAAGCAAAAATTATATTGAGGTTCAATGAAAAAGAAAAAGATATAAAACAAGGCACTGGACAGATAACTACTTTTAATCAGTTAGGATTTAAGGGAATTAACGATAAGCCTGACGGTTGGTATTTGCCTAAAAATATAAATGAGGTAGCCATAATACTTGAAACAAAATCTGAAGATAAGGATATAGATAAAAAAGTTTTTATTGATGAATTACTAAAAAATATAGATATTATCTCAGGTAAATATAAAAAAACTATTGGTATATTATACAACGGAAAAGAAGTTTCGGTATTCAAAAATAGAGAAAAAATTGATTGTGCAGTAACTTTACAAGAGAAGCAATACTACATAAATTTATTCAAAGATAACTTTATTGATAAAAATAAAATTTATTCACTTACCCAAAAAATTAACGACCTTTTACACTTTAAATTTGGTATTAAAAATTTATATCATAGAATGATTTTCACAGCCGCTGCTTTAGTTGTAGAAAGATTTGGTGGTAATTTAGAAGCTATCAAAAATAATGGTTATGAACCCTTTAGAAATAAAATTTATGATACCTTAGCAAAATCTCTACGAGAACATAGGCAACAAAATTTGAAAATTGATATTCTACTAGACGTATATAGCGAAATTAAAATGAATATAGTTGAAAATCAAGATGATATAAATTCTTTTATAGACGCTATTATTGAAATATCTTCTTCCGTTAATTCTGATAATTGGAACGGCGAAGATGTTATGGGAATATTCTTCAATGAGTTTAATCGATATAAGAAAAAATCAGAAAGCGGACAAGTGTTTACTCCAGAACACATTACATCTTTTATGTACGATTTAATAGAAGTCAGTTACAATGACAGAGTTCTTGATGCAACTTGTGGTAGTGGTGCTTTTTTAGTAAAATCAATGGCTAATATGCTCCAAGAAGTCGGCGGTCTAAATACAAAAGAAGCAGAAGATATTAAACAAAATAAACTCTTCGGAATAGAATTTGATAGAGAAATATTTGCCCTAGCCTGTGCAAATATGCTAATACATAAAGATGGTAAAACTAATTTAGAACAATTAGATACAAGAGAAGAACAAGCTTGTAAATGGATAAAGTCAAAGAAGATAACAAAAGTTTTAATGAACCCTCCCTTTGAAAGAAAATATGGTTGTAAAAAAATAGTAGAAAATGTTTTAACCAATGTGCCAAGTGGCATTAAATGTGCATTTATTTTACCAGACAAAAAACTTGAAAAAGATAAAATGCAAGCTCTACTAAAAAAACATACACTAGATATGATTATTAAATTGCCTGAAAAACTATTTGATGGCGGCGTAACAACGAGTATTTTTGTATTTGAAACAGGTAAACCACAAGGTAATAAAAAGATTTTTGCTTGTTACATAGAAGATGACGGTTTAGAAAGAGTTAAAAATCAAGGTAGACACGATATAAAAAATAAATGGAATGATATTGAAAGCTACTGGCTAGATGTTGTAAGAACAAAAGTTGATACTAAGTACAATACACATCAATGGCTTGATGCTAGCGAAAATTTATCATACCAAAAACCACAAAAAGAATTTGAGATATTTGAAGAAGACTTTAAAAAGACGATTATTGACTATATAATGTTTGAAGAAAAAATTGACGTTAAAGAATTTAACGAAAAATTATTAAAAGAAGTTCTATATAAATCGGAATTAGTAGAAAACAAATTAATTTTAAATTTAGGTGAGAAAGATGAATAA
- a CDS encoding restriction endonuclease subunit S, translating into MNKLDIIKWKVFEMSELFDINPTKYHKLTNKDLMQEDGKNPVIVNSSYNNGIGGYTNYDITEKGNVITFSDTTTSDSIFYQPNDFVGYPHVQVLKPIKYKEKWNKDSLIFFTVIFKKKASLMNYDYVNKFTRTDALKLNIKLPVKSDGSPDFEYMENFVKRLETRERESSSNLLQHLENSKTNRVDTSKWREFIIGDLFEKIVKPNVLHSREVVEDEDGIPYVVRTKFNNGIKYRVKKSRYMKPSPKGVISFGAENASFFYQKESFVSGRDIYYIDTQHLNEKVCLFLVSCLQTLSKKYSYSNGLFPNLLKKEKIKLPVKTDNTPDWEQMENYITKLSLNIIKKLAFIK; encoded by the coding sequence ATGAATAAATTAGATATAATTAAGTGGAAAGTCTTTGAAATGAGTGAATTATTTGATATTAATCCAACAAAATATCATAAACTTACTAATAAAGATTTAATGCAAGAAGATGGTAAAAATCCAGTTATTGTTAATTCTAGCTATAATAACGGTATAGGCGGATATACTAATTATGACATAACAGAGAAAGGAAATGTAATTACTTTTAGTGATACAACAACTTCTGATAGCATTTTCTACCAACCTAATGATTTTGTAGGGTATCCCCACGTTCAAGTCTTAAAACCAATAAAATATAAAGAGAAATGGAACAAAGATAGTTTAATATTTTTTACAGTTATATTTAAGAAAAAAGCATCATTAATGAATTACGATTATGTAAATAAATTTACAAGAACTGATGCACTAAAATTAAATATAAAACTACCTGTAAAATCTGACGGTAGCCCTGATTTTGAATATATGGAAAACTTTGTAAAAAGGCTTGAAACTAGAGAGAGAGAGAGTTCAAGCAATCTTTTACAGCATTTAGAAAATTCAAAAACAAATAGGGTTGATACAAGTAAGTGGAGGGAATTTATAATTGGAGATTTATTTGAAAAAATTGTAAAACCTAATGTACTTCATTCAAGAGAAGTTGTTGAAGATGAAGACGGTATACCTTATGTTGTAAGAACAAAGTTTAATAATGGTATAAAATATAGGGTTAAGAAAAGTAGATATATGAAGCCCAGCCCAAAAGGAGTTATTTCATTTGGTGCAGAAAATGCTTCTTTTTTCTATCAAAAAGAAAGTTTTGTATCAGGAAGAGATATTTATTATATAGATACTCAACATTTGAATGAAAAAGTTTGTTTATTTTTAGTTTCTTGTTTACAAACACTATCTAAAAAATATTCATATAGCAACGGTCTATTTCCTAACTTACTAAAAAAAGAAAAAATAAAATTGCCAGTTAAAACAGACAATACTCCTGATTGGGAGCAAATGGAAAATTACATTACAAAATTAAGTCTAAATATAATAAAAAAACTAGCATTTATAAAATAA
- a CDS encoding Cof-type HAD-IIB family hydrolase, with the protein MIKLIATDMDGTFLNSEHKITKENLEAVEYARKNGVEFLVVTGRAYYEALEVITEANFKTEILTLNGAVNYDTSGEITKIFPLDTKDIKFIINELKNIGITCKIYTKNCLYTDSIQEYIQAFIDLVKGQGFEPDVEGLTKEVLRRKDKGHIVEVANVEDYINLADNPTIKIIVLHQDRKKLEEAKNLLEKNTNIEITSSGYNNLEIISKEASKGNALIDICKKKNIDLENVMSLGDNLNDISMLEISKYSVAMKNATPKVKEKSKYITEFDNNNSGVGRMIKKLLKEVNGI; encoded by the coding sequence ATGATAAAATTAATAGCAACCGACATGGACGGAACATTTCTTAATAGCGAACATAAGATTACAAAAGAAAATTTAGAAGCGGTAGAATATGCTAGAAAAAATGGCGTAGAATTTTTAGTAGTAACCGGTCGTGCCTATTACGAAGCCTTAGAAGTAATTACAGAAGCAAATTTTAAAACCGAAATATTAACCCTAAACGGAGCTGTAAATTATGACACTAGTGGTGAAATTACAAAAATTTTTCCCTTGGATACTAAGGATATTAAGTTTATTATTAATGAATTAAAAAATATTGGTATCACTTGTAAAATTTATACAAAAAACTGCCTATACACAGACAGTATTCAAGAATATATTCAAGCCTTTATTGATTTGGTAAAAGGACAAGGTTTTGAACCAGATGTTGAAGGCCTTACTAAGGAAGTTTTAAGAAGAAAAGACAAGGGGCATATAGTCGAAGTTGCTAATGTCGAAGACTATATTAATCTTGCTGACAATCCAACAATAAAAATAATTGTTCTTCATCAAGATAGAAAAAAATTAGAAGAAGCTAAAAACTTACTAGAAAAAAATACTAATATCGAAATTACTTCTTCAGGTTACAACAATTTAGAAATTATTAGTAAAGAGGCGTCAAAGGGAAATGCCCTGATAGATATTTGCAAGAAAAAGAATATAGACCTAGAAAATGTTATGAGCCTAGGAGATAATCTCAACGATATTTCCATGTTAGAAATTTCAAAATATAGTGTTGCCATGAAAAATGCCACTCCTAAAGTTAAAGAAAAGTCAAAATACATTACAGAATTTGATAACAATAATTCTGGTGTCGGACGTATGATAAAAAAATTATTGAAAGAAGTAAATGGTATCTAA
- a CDS encoding cytidine deaminase encodes MVSKMEINKILINKAIEATNFAYVPYSKFRVGAALLAKNGKIYTGCNIENASYTPTNCAERTAIFKAVSEGVRDFEKIAVVGGPDGNLLETCSPCGVCRQVIAEFADENFKIILGNSHDNFKVYNFFEEVLPLSFSKKDLEK; translated from the coding sequence ATGGTATCTAAAATGGAAATAAATAAAATTCTTATAAACAAGGCAATTGAAGCGACAAACTTTGCCTACGTTCCCTACTCTAAATTTCGAGTTGGTGCTGCCCTACTTGCAAAAAATGGTAAGATATACACAGGTTGCAACATAGAAAATGCCAGCTACACACCCACCAACTGTGCAGAGCGTACAGCAATATTTAAGGCAGTAAGTGAGGGCGTTAGAGACTTTGAAAAAATAGCCGTAGTCGGAGGCCCAGACGGAAATTTATTAGAAACTTGTTCGCCGTGCGGTGTGTGTAGGCAAGTTATTGCAGAATTTGCCGATGAAAATTTTAAAATTATTCTAGGAAATTCGCATGATAATTTTAAGGTCTATAATTTTTTCGAGGAAGTTTTACCCCTTAGCTTTTCAAAAAAAGATTTGGAAAAATAA
- a CDS encoding MFS transporter: MNKNYLKELLLIGNGLGQIGSSVLSFALGLYIFKVLNSVFLYSLSQIIAPLVALLLLPILGSIVDKFNRNKIIKFSQFASCIALVLFYLLNGENEVNFANIVVLLIILKISDQFLSTTLTASTSSLINEKNIQSFRSHLQLIQAASMILSPIIAVFIYDKLSIAGAVIISAVIEFFVLIIFWNIDFKYNKIKNSTNNSLLFMFKEGMKFIFSYKKIIFGMLFVLVVNFIVGVINIGLPYLQIQVLKFSNTAYAINDSIFAIGLILGALITTTINTSTKLRFARYSIILMGIVTLILSGLLGLDFSNNTWYFVIAIYSMSIALFMTIGNILLSSWSMIKIPKEFQGRVFAILNTVTQITIPLSILIYGYMFARLDAGIIFFVSAGMLLIVSIPIPGIFKINLANDELE; the protein is encoded by the coding sequence TTGAATAAAAATTATTTAAAAGAGCTATTGTTGATTGGAAATGGATTAGGTCAAATTGGAAGTAGTGTCTTATCTTTTGCATTAGGTTTATATATTTTTAAAGTACTTAATTCAGTATTTTTATATAGTTTATCACAAATTATCGCTCCCTTAGTAGCCCTATTATTGCTTCCTATTCTTGGTAGTATTGTTGATAAATTTAATAGGAATAAAATTATAAAGTTTTCTCAATTTGCAAGTTGTATAGCATTAGTATTATTTTATTTACTGAATGGAGAAAATGAGGTAAATTTTGCTAATATAGTCGTGTTGCTGATTATTTTGAAGATTTCGGATCAGTTTCTATCAACTACACTTACTGCATCAACGAGTAGTCTAATAAATGAAAAAAATATACAATCATTTCGTTCCCATCTACAATTGATTCAAGCAGCAAGTATGATTTTATCTCCAATTATAGCAGTTTTTATATATGATAAATTATCTATTGCTGGAGCAGTTATAATATCAGCTGTTATAGAATTTTTTGTTTTAATTATTTTTTGGAATATAGACTTTAAATATAATAAAATAAAAAATAGTACTAATAATTCACTATTATTCATGTTTAAAGAAGGAATGAAATTTATTTTTAGCTATAAAAAAATAATATTTGGAATGTTATTTGTTTTAGTAGTAAATTTTATAGTTGGTGTAATAAATATAGGTCTGCCATATTTGCAAATACAGGTATTAAAATTTTCAAATACTGCTTATGCAATAAATGATAGTATTTTTGCAATTGGTCTTATATTAGGAGCATTAATTACAACAACAATAAATACCAGCACAAAGTTAAGATTTGCTAGATATTCTATTATTCTTATGGGGATAGTAACACTTATTTTAAGTGGTCTTTTAGGATTAGATTTTTCTAATAATACATGGTATTTTGTAATAGCTATTTATTCAATGTCTATAGCACTTTTTATGACTATAGGAAATATATTGTTATCAAGCTGGTCTATGATTAAAATTCCTAAAGAATTCCAAGGAAGAGTATTTGCTATATTAAATACCGTTACCCAAATAACAATTCCTCTAAGTATACTAATATATGGATACATGTTTGCTAGGCTAGATGCAGGGATAATATTTTTTGTTTCAGCTGGCATGTTATTGATAGTGTCTATACCTATTCCCGGGATATTTAAAATAAATCTAGCCAATGATGAATTGGAGTGA
- a CDS encoding MFS transporter, giving the protein MYNKLSIKIAILSISIFVFSHVAIAPAIPKLYDLYHSKNNSIGLASVENLVTIPAMMITIFVILSNFVIAKLGKKNTVLLGLILILISGLVSFITTNFTLIFICRLLLGIGIGLYNSLSISIISDYYEGDVMASMIGLRTATLNLGKALTTLIAGYALLLGANYTFLVYLLVIPVFFLFYKYVPPVENKIKNIKSIVIFNSDTFVLMLISFFGGISYIGATIKIPTLLVTKYQYSSVLASNLLTALAFSGTIIGIIFGKLTKKLGFKVLLLMNALMGIGNLLFTLANNKILFYVGALLIGAGFVGFVSSAFFYISKTYKSNQINFVVSMFLTAGNIGVIITPLVLTKLLEKLNIDLFITPFYITSCVILFNLALYFRLKGR; this is encoded by the coding sequence ATGTACAATAAATTATCAATAAAAATTGCTATTTTATCAATATCAATATTTGTATTTTCCCATGTTGCTATTGCCCCAGCCATACCAAAACTATATGATTTATATCATTCTAAAAATAATAGTATTGGTTTAGCATCAGTGGAAAATTTAGTTACCATTCCTGCCATGATGATTACTATTTTTGTAATTCTAAGTAATTTTGTAATTGCTAAGCTTGGTAAAAAAAATACAGTTCTACTGGGTTTAATATTGATTCTAATATCTGGTCTTGTATCTTTTATAACTACAAACTTTACACTTATATTTATTTGTAGGCTGCTTTTAGGTATAGGTATTGGGCTATATAATTCCTTATCAATTAGTATAATTAGTGATTATTACGAGGGTGATGTTATGGCTAGTATGATTGGTCTAAGAACAGCAACCCTAAACCTAGGAAAAGCTCTAACAACTCTTATAGCAGGCTATGCACTATTACTGGGAGCTAATTATACATTTTTAGTTTATCTATTAGTTATTCCTGTATTCTTTCTATTTTATAAATATGTACCCCCAGTTGAAAATAAAATAAAAAATATTAAATCTATTGTTATCTTCAATAGTGATACTTTTGTGCTAATGTTAATAAGCTTTTTTGGAGGAATTAGCTACATAGGTGCAACAATAAAAATACCAACACTTTTAGTTACAAAATATCAATACTCAAGTGTTTTAGCAAGTAATTTGCTAACAGCTTTAGCCTTTAGTGGAACTATTATAGGTATCATATTTGGTAAATTAACAAAAAAACTAGGATTTAAAGTATTATTACTCATGAACGCCTTAATGGGTATAGGAAATTTACTCTTTACTCTAGCTAATAATAAAATATTATTTTATGTTGGGGCTCTCCTAATAGGAGCTGGTTTCGTTGGTTTTGTATCATCTGCATTTTTCTATATTTCAAAAACATATAAGTCAAATCAAATTAATTTTGTAGTAAGTATGTTTCTAACTGCTGGAAATATTGGAGTTATAATAACACCTCTAGTTTTAACAAAATTATTAGAAAAATTAAATATAGATTTATTTATAACTCCTTTTTACATTACAAGTTGTGTAATTCTTTTTAATTTAGCTCTATACTTCAGATTAAAAGGAAGATAA